One segment of Gemmatimonadales bacterium DNA contains the following:
- a CDS encoding cbb3-type cytochrome c oxidase subunit I: MGGQGAVLADEYTAGTPLLAPRRANGEVLRASMAYMVAGLGGFLVMGLLGLLMRLDQGGLMVIPPEWFYRLMTLHGAGMVASILLAGLGGLAAAVSATTRLSARVLWIALVVYLLGTGFVDLATLVGGFGAGWTILYPLPTHGFVWTMDSALAMYAGYLFVALGLLLFSAHMLYALARSHGGLTKVLALRYLFSGGRDERNALPRPPELIAAVISIDSIVAAAAGAVYLIPLFAQAAGIVGSVNALFAKNAVLLFGHTMANLSIYVTAGLVYAALPAFTGRAWRTTWPVVFAWDLIIVLMLINYSHHLYADFAQPIGLQLLAEIASYAVALPSFIVTIIGALALIYRSGIRWTAAPILLALGLWGWVFGGLGAVLDATIPVNQVMHNTMWVPAHFHTYYLLGAVAFAWGYLFYLVRALSNRGDARASRMAAWLYGIGGAGFIFMFFVAGANSVPRRYAVHLAQWQIYARIAVPFVVLLALSLAWLSWDIGARFKAAWRGTHDPTLES, from the coding sequence GGGCTCGGCGGCTTTCTGGTGATGGGGCTGCTCGGACTGCTCATGCGCCTCGATCAGGGCGGCCTAATGGTCATTCCCCCCGAGTGGTTCTATCGGCTCATGACGCTGCACGGAGCCGGCATGGTCGCCTCGATACTCCTCGCGGGGTTGGGTGGTCTTGCTGCGGCGGTGAGCGCCACGACCCGGTTGAGTGCGCGCGTGCTGTGGATCGCGCTGGTGGTCTACCTGCTGGGCACCGGCTTCGTCGACCTCGCCACACTCGTCGGAGGGTTTGGTGCTGGATGGACAATCCTCTATCCACTCCCCACCCACGGCTTCGTGTGGACCATGGACTCTGCCCTCGCCATGTACGCGGGCTATCTCTTCGTTGCGCTCGGACTGCTGCTCTTCAGCGCGCACATGCTGTACGCGCTCGCCAGATCGCATGGCGGACTGACGAAGGTCTTGGCGCTCCGCTATCTGTTCTCCGGCGGACGCGACGAGCGGAACGCGCTCCCGCGGCCGCCCGAGCTCATCGCCGCCGTCATCTCGATCGACTCGATCGTGGCCGCGGCGGCCGGCGCCGTCTACCTGATCCCGCTCTTCGCGCAGGCGGCGGGCATCGTGGGATCGGTCAATGCGCTGTTCGCCAAGAACGCCGTGCTGCTCTTCGGTCACACGATGGCGAATCTGAGCATTTACGTGACGGCCGGGCTGGTGTATGCGGCGCTGCCGGCATTTACCGGGCGCGCATGGCGGACGACGTGGCCGGTCGTGTTCGCGTGGGATCTCATCATCGTCCTGATGCTGATCAACTACTCGCACCACCTCTACGCGGACTTCGCCCAACCCATCGGCCTTCAGCTCTTGGCCGAGATCGCGTCCTACGCCGTCGCTCTACCATCTTTCATCGTCACCATCATCGGGGCGCTTGCCCTCATCTATCGCTCCGGCATACGCTGGACGGCCGCCCCGATCCTCCTGGCGCTCGGACTATGGGGGTGGGTGTTCGGCGGCTTGGGAGCGGTGCTCGACGCCACGATCCCGGTCAACCAGGTGATGCACAACACCATGTGGGTGCCGGCGCACTTCCATACCTATTACTTGCTCGGCGCCGTCGCGTTCGCATGGGGATATCTCTTCTATCTGGTGCGAGCGCTCAGCAATCGAGGTGACGCCCGGGCGAGCCGCATGGCGGCGTGGCTGTATGGGATTGGCGGCGCGGGGTTCATCTTCATGTTCTTCGTGGCCGGCGCGAACAGTGTGCCGCGCCGCTACGCGGTGCACCTTGCACAATGGCAGATATACGCGCGCATCGCGGTGCCGTTCGTCGTGCTGCTCGCGCTGAGCCTCGCGTGGCTGAGCTGGGATATCGGGGCGCGCTTCAAGGCAGCCTGGCGCGGCACGCACGACCCCACCCTCGAGTCCTGA